A genomic segment from Nitrospira sp. encodes:
- the secA gene encoding preprotein translocase subunit SecA produces MLTRVLNILFGSKNDREIKALRPIVEQINALEPSLSPLSDQALTDKTQTFKKRLADGATLDDLLPEAFAVCREAGKRRLNMRHFDVQLIGGMILHKGRISEMKTGEGKTLVATLPIYLNALAGRGVHLITVNDYLAKRDAQWMSQLYHSLGLSVGIIQHDASFLYDPAYDASDKRLQHLRPCTRQEAYHADITYGTNNEFGFDYLRDNLIVHSIDQCVQRELNFAIVDEVDSILIDEARTPLIISGPTEETTDLYHRVNSIIPQLKIERDYTIEEKTKTAALTEDGNARVEKLLGVDNLYDPVNMDQVHHVTKALQAHAIYKRDVDYVVKDGEVIIVDEFTGRLMPGRRWSDGLHQAVEAKEGVKIENENQTLASVTFQNYFRMYNKLAGMTGTADTEAPEFAKIYNLDVNVIPTNRAMIRKDFADIVYRTEKEKFTAIVEEIKECHKQGQPVLVGTISIEKSERLAGFLSRQGIKHNVLNAKYHEKEAEIIAQAGQKAAVTIATNMAGRGTDILLGGNADFLYKRFLYQKDNENLPEEQKKATFEQIARTCDEDRKAVIAAGGLHILGTERHESRRIDNQLRGRAGRQGDPGSSRFYLSLEDDLMRIFASERVSQMMLKLGMEEGIPIEHGMVTRAIANAQKKVEAHNFDIRKQLLEYDDVMSKQREVIYKHRRAILAGKDLSDQIGHMAVQVTDSLLDVHCPQEQYPEEWDFHGLVESVHSQFGLTLAHGESGSGSLKELKEMGYEALKQDLHERVEKTYKQKESELGPELLRQLEKMVMLQVIDHHWKDHLLSMDHLRDGIGLRGYGQKDPLIEYKREGYDMFAAMMSRIKGDVLDRLFHIQAVRGEAPPVPRPTAPPRLTLNLGEKELQPQAAVHRTADKVGRNDPCPCGSGKKYKKCHGA; encoded by the coding sequence ATGCTCACGCGCGTCCTCAATATTCTGTTTGGCAGCAAAAACGACCGGGAAATCAAGGCACTCCGGCCGATCGTCGAGCAGATCAACGCGCTCGAACCGTCCCTGTCGCCGCTGTCCGACCAGGCGCTTACCGACAAGACCCAGACCTTCAAAAAGCGGCTGGCTGACGGCGCTACGCTGGACGACCTGCTGCCCGAGGCTTTCGCCGTCTGCCGCGAGGCCGGCAAGCGCCGCCTCAACATGCGGCACTTCGACGTGCAGTTGATCGGGGGCATGATTCTGCACAAGGGTCGCATCTCAGAAATGAAAACCGGCGAGGGCAAGACGCTCGTCGCCACTCTCCCGATTTATCTCAACGCGCTCGCCGGGCGCGGTGTGCACCTCATCACCGTCAATGACTATCTGGCCAAACGCGACGCGCAGTGGATGAGCCAGCTCTATCACAGCCTTGGCCTCTCGGTCGGCATTATCCAGCACGACGCCTCGTTCCTCTACGACCCGGCCTACGACGCGTCTGATAAACGCCTCCAGCACCTGCGCCCCTGCACGCGGCAGGAGGCCTACCACGCCGACATCACCTACGGCACAAACAACGAATTCGGGTTCGACTACCTGCGCGACAACCTGATCGTCCACAGCATCGACCAGTGCGTGCAGCGCGAGTTGAACTTCGCCATCGTGGACGAGGTGGACAGCATCCTGATCGATGAGGCTCGGACACCACTCATCATTTCAGGCCCCACGGAAGAGACTACTGACCTCTACCACCGCGTCAACAGCATCATCCCCCAGCTCAAGATCGAGCGGGATTACACGATCGAAGAGAAAACGAAGACGGCCGCGCTCACTGAAGATGGCAACGCGCGCGTGGAGAAATTGCTCGGCGTGGACAATCTCTACGACCCGGTCAACATGGACCAGGTCCACCACGTCACCAAGGCACTGCAGGCCCACGCGATTTACAAGCGCGACGTCGACTACGTGGTGAAGGACGGCGAGGTCATCATCGTGGACGAGTTTACCGGCCGCCTCATGCCAGGCCGCCGCTGGAGCGACGGACTACACCAGGCCGTTGAGGCAAAGGAAGGCGTCAAGATCGAGAACGAGAACCAGACACTCGCCTCTGTCACCTTTCAGAACTATTTCCGCATGTACAACAAGCTGGCGGGCATGACCGGCACCGCCGACACAGAGGCGCCAGAGTTTGCCAAGATCTACAACCTCGACGTGAACGTCATCCCGACCAACCGTGCGATGATCCGAAAGGACTTTGCGGACATTGTCTACCGGACCGAGAAGGAAAAGTTCACCGCCATCGTCGAGGAGATCAAGGAGTGCCATAAACAGGGCCAGCCGGTCCTCGTCGGCACCATCTCCATCGAAAAATCAGAGCGCCTCGCCGGCTTTCTCAGCCGCCAGGGCATCAAGCACAACGTCCTGAACGCCAAGTACCACGAGAAGGAGGCGGAGATCATTGCGCAGGCGGGCCAGAAAGCCGCCGTGACCATCGCCACGAACATGGCCGGCCGTGGCACGGACATTCTGCTCGGCGGCAATGCGGACTTCCTCTACAAGCGGTTCCTCTATCAGAAGGACAATGAGAACCTCCCTGAGGAGCAGAAAAAGGCCACGTTCGAGCAGATTGCGAGGACCTGCGACGAGGATCGCAAGGCCGTAATCGCGGCGGGCGGCCTGCACATCCTCGGCACGGAGCGGCACGAGAGCCGCCGCATTGATAACCAGCTCCGCGGCCGCGCGGGTCGGCAGGGGGATCCGGGTTCCTCGCGCTTCTACCTGTCGCTGGAGGACGATCTGATGCGCATCTTCGCCTCCGAGCGCGTCTCGCAGATGATGCTCAAGCTCGGCATGGAGGAAGGCATTCCCATTGAGCACGGCATGGTCACGCGCGCCATTGCCAACGCGCAGAAGAAGGTCGAGGCGCACAACTTCGACATTCGCAAGCAATTACTCGAATATGACGACGTGATGAGCAAGCAGCGCGAGGTCATCTACAAGCATCGCCGTGCCATCCTCGCTGGCAAGGACTTGTCGGATCAGATCGGGCACATGGCCGTGCAGGTGACTGATTCATTGCTTGACGTCCACTGCCCGCAGGAACAGTACCCAGAAGAATGGGATTTCCACGGCCTTGTCGAGTCCGTGCACAGTCAGTTCGGTCTCACGCTCGCGCACGGCGAGAGCGGTTCCGGCTCCCTCAAAGAATTGAAGGAAATGGGTTACGAGGCGCTCAAACAGGATTTGCACGAGCGCGTAGAGAAGACCTACAAACAGAAAGAATCCGAGCTCGGCCCGGAACTGCTGCGGCAACTGGAAAAGATGGTCATGCTCCAGGTGATCGACCACCATTGGAAAGATCATTTGCTGAGCATGGACCACCTGCGCGACGGTATCGGCCTGCGCGGCTACGGGCAGAAGGACCCCCTCATCGAGTACAAGCGCGAGGGCTACGACATGTTCGCGGCCATGATGAGCCGCATCAAGGGCGACGTGCTGGATCGACTCTTTCACATCCAGGCGGTCCGCGGGGAGGCCCCGCCTGTGCCACGTCCCACCGCCCCGCCGCGTCTGACCCTCAACCTCGGCGAGAAGGAATTGCAGCCCCAGGCCGCAGTCCATCGTACCGCCGACAAAGTCGGCCGCAACGACCCCTGCCCGTGCGGATCGGGGAAAAAATACAAGAAATGCCACGGGGCGTGA
- a CDS encoding exo-alpha-sialidase, with translation MFIQRLIAAMSIAVVSAAVSAGVQAEPAAAPPLTLAAKQVIELKARSVVGPSVQVDEQGLVHLVWMEEDKQEVRTVQYARSADAAGTVGAPTRVNRTTEAPYWRQEAPTLAVSGHDVYITWALTHPKSTPDKPFSTELRLSRSTDFGRSFLPSVVVNDDDTVANHTFDALHIAPDGTIHISWIDPRDGKKDPGTYIARSVDHGQSVEKNRKIDENTCVCCRTALATAPDGTIYVAWRKIFEGNIRETVVARSEDGGKTFSEPVIVGHDRWVYAGCPHRPAALGVDRGGRLYVIWYSEGADETPAVYLAYSDDRGKTFVPKRMLNGSKGTFPDHPQLAVDSAGHVVAIWEEQSPARQEVVVSVSLDRGQTFSRPYKLNEKKSHSPAVSVNSTGLLALAWKEHAMTSHKLVVQTAQLPAVAAAVER, from the coding sequence ATGTTCATCCAGCGGTTGATTGCAGCAATGTCCATTGCGGTGGTGAGTGCGGCTGTGTCTGCCGGCGTACAAGCTGAGCCCGCCGCGGCGCCACCGCTGACACTGGCGGCGAAGCAAGTTATCGAACTGAAGGCCCGGTCGGTCGTCGGGCCCTCGGTGCAGGTGGACGAGCAGGGTCTCGTGCATCTGGTCTGGATGGAGGAGGACAAGCAGGAAGTCCGGACCGTGCAATATGCCCGCAGCGCGGACGCGGCGGGCACGGTCGGTGCCCCGACGCGGGTGAACCGCACAACGGAGGCGCCTTACTGGCGGCAGGAAGCTCCAACGCTCGCCGTGTCTGGCCACGATGTCTATATCACCTGGGCGCTGACGCATCCGAAGTCCACGCCCGATAAGCCGTTCAGCACCGAGCTGCGGTTGAGCCGCTCCACCGACTTTGGGCGCTCGTTCCTGCCCTCAGTGGTTGTGAACGACGACGACACGGTCGCCAACCACACATTCGACGCGCTCCACATTGCCCCCGACGGCACGATCCATATTTCCTGGATCGATCCCCGCGACGGCAAGAAGGATCCTGGCACCTACATCGCGCGGTCGGTGGACCACGGTCAGAGCGTCGAGAAAAACCGCAAGATTGACGAGAACACCTGCGTCTGCTGCCGGACCGCGCTGGCGACGGCCCCGGACGGGACCATCTACGTGGCGTGGCGAAAAATTTTCGAGGGTAATATCCGTGAGACGGTCGTGGCGCGGTCGGAGGACGGCGGCAAGACCTTCTCCGAACCCGTCATTGTGGGCCATGACCGCTGGGTCTATGCCGGCTGCCCGCACCGGCCGGCCGCGCTCGGCGTGGACCGTGGCGGGCGGCTCTACGTGATCTGGTATTCTGAGGGCGCCGACGAGACGCCGGCCGTGTATCTGGCCTATTCGGACGATCGCGGAAAAACCTTCGTACCCAAGCGGATGCTCAATGGATCGAAGGGCACATTTCCCGATCACCCGCAGTTGGCGGTGGATTCCGCTGGCCACGTGGTGGCGATCTGGGAGGAACAGTCGCCGGCCCGCCAGGAAGTCGTCGTGAGCGTCTCGCTGGATCGTGGCCAGACCTTTAGCCGCCCCTACAAATTAAACGAGAAGAAAAGTCACAGCCCTGCGGTGTCGGTGAACAGCACAGGTCTGCTGGCGCTGGCCTGGAAGGAGCATGCCATGACGAGCCACAAGCTCGTCGTGCAGACGGCGCAGTTGCCGGCGGTGGCAGCGGCGGTGGAGCGGTGA
- the exbB gene encoding TonB-system energizer ExbB, producing MDWLKHAVDYGVIGLLLALSVVAAVVAAERARFYQRADMSAFRTVEEFEIALTRRLVVIGTVAANAPYIGLLGTVLGIMLTFHAMGTSGAMSVSAIMVGLSLALKATAVGLLVAIPCVVLNNALRRRVAELLVLYKTQRNVGQHQPRQAGRASQKP from the coding sequence ATGGATTGGCTGAAGCACGCCGTGGACTATGGCGTCATTGGGTTGCTGCTGGCGCTCAGCGTGGTGGCGGCCGTGGTGGCGGCCGAGCGGGCGCGTTTTTACCAGCGCGCGGACATGTCCGCCTTCCGGACCGTCGAGGAATTCGAAATCGCCCTGACGCGGCGATTGGTCGTCATCGGCACCGTCGCCGCCAACGCGCCCTACATCGGTCTGTTGGGCACCGTGCTCGGCATCATGCTCACGTTCCATGCGATGGGCACTTCCGGCGCGATGTCCGTGAGCGCCATCATGGTCGGGCTGAGCCTGGCGCTCAAGGCCACGGCCGTGGGTCTGCTGGTGGCGATTCCCTGCGTGGTGCTGAACAATGCGCTGCGCCGGCGCGTGGCTGAATTGCTGGTGCTGTACAAGACGCAGCGAAACGTCGGTCAACACCAACCACGACAAGCGGGACGCGCATCTCAAAAGCCCTGA
- a CDS encoding PepSY domain-containing protein: MLLDGTRPSSPWPDYRAVWRWHFYAGLFCFPFVVVLAISGTIYLFTPQIEAWLDRPYDHLAVTGQPAGAAAQAQAALAAVPGSTLFAYELPTAPDTAVRVIVKRGDERLRVYLHPETLAVLKVVGEEDRLMRVIFRLHGELLAGNIGSAIVETASSWTIVMIATGLSFWWPRSERGLGGVLYPRLGRGGRAFWHDLHAVTGFWISFFVLFLLLTGLPWAKVWGEYFKSVRRLTGTAVARQDWTVGAERSGTASGGHGDHPGAPMGKSGSIKTAPDYSALDRLIETVRPLDLPPPVLLSPPAKAGAPWTAKSDTQNRPLRVNLTLDGATGAILKREDFKDRHVLDRMVGIGVAAHEGQLFGWPNQVVGALTALGLLTLAASSVTMWWRRRAPGVLGAPEALQPPRFSKGLPALVLLFSLYLPLFAASLIVVLLTEHFMLRRIPAARNWLGLA, from the coding sequence ATGCTGCTAGACGGAACACGGCCGTCCAGCCCCTGGCCCGACTACCGGGCCGTCTGGCGCTGGCATTTCTACGCGGGCCTGTTCTGCTTCCCGTTCGTCGTCGTCCTGGCGATCAGCGGCACCATCTATTTGTTCACGCCGCAAATCGAGGCCTGGCTGGACCGGCCATACGACCATCTCGCGGTCACCGGCCAGCCGGCCGGCGCGGCGGCGCAGGCTCAGGCGGCGCTCGCCGCCGTTCCCGGCTCGACACTGTTCGCCTACGAATTGCCGACGGCGCCGGATACAGCTGTGCGCGTGATCGTCAAGCGCGGCGACGAGCGTCTGCGGGTCTACCTCCACCCTGAAACCCTGGCGGTGCTCAAGGTCGTTGGGGAGGAAGATCGGCTGATGCGCGTCATCTTCAGACTGCATGGCGAACTGCTTGCCGGGAATATCGGATCGGCCATTGTCGAAACGGCGTCATCCTGGACGATCGTCATGATCGCCACGGGACTGTCGTTCTGGTGGCCGCGTTCGGAACGGGGCTTGGGCGGCGTACTGTATCCGCGCCTCGGGCGCGGTGGACGGGCGTTCTGGCATGACCTGCATGCCGTCACCGGCTTCTGGATTTCATTTTTCGTGTTGTTCCTGCTGCTGACCGGGCTGCCATGGGCCAAGGTCTGGGGCGAGTATTTCAAGAGCGTCCGGAGGCTGACCGGAACGGCCGTGGCGCGGCAGGATTGGACGGTTGGCGCCGAACGGAGTGGAACCGCTTCGGGCGGGCACGGAGACCATCCGGGGGCGCCCATGGGGAAATCCGGTTCGATCAAAACGGCGCCGGACTATTCCGCGCTTGACCGATTGATCGAGACGGTGCGTCCTCTCGATCTGCCTCCGCCCGTATTGCTCTCTCCTCCGGCGAAGGCCGGGGCCCCATGGACGGCCAAATCAGACACGCAGAACCGTCCGTTGCGTGTGAATCTGACGCTCGACGGGGCAACGGGCGCCATTCTCAAACGCGAAGACTTCAAGGATCGTCACGTGCTGGATCGCATGGTGGGCATTGGGGTGGCCGCCCACGAGGGCCAGCTCTTCGGCTGGCCCAATCAGGTTGTGGGCGCGCTGACCGCCCTCGGTCTGTTGACGTTGGCGGCCAGCAGCGTGACCATGTGGTGGCGCCGGCGCGCCCCCGGCGTGCTGGGCGCGCCCGAGGCGCTCCAACCGCCGCGATTTTCGAAAGGTCTGCCGGCGCTGGTGCTGCTCTTCAGCCTCTATCTGCCGCTGTTCGCCGCCTCGTTGATCGTCGTGCTCCTGACGGAACACTTCATGTTGCGCCGCATCCCCGCCGCGCGCAACTGGCTCGGACTCGCCTAG
- a CDS encoding TlpA family protein disulfide reductase, translating to MRTIGFMIAMLMLAGVLPAGSASDPAAMLKIGSVMGVDETPVFQMRALDGREIDSAELKGKVVVLNFWATWCGPCKEEMPALERLRRQVDGDKVVLAAVTTDMQRDGIRAFVKQLGLNFPIWLDEDRSVSAAFLVRGLPTTVFIGADGRLAGRAVGPRDWDSADAVAFVKSLEGTR from the coding sequence ATGCGGACGATCGGTTTCATGATCGCGATGCTGATGCTGGCCGGCGTGTTGCCGGCCGGCAGCGCGTCCGACCCGGCCGCGATGCTGAAGATCGGCTCGGTCATGGGCGTGGACGAGACACCGGTATTCCAAATGCGCGCGCTCGACGGCCGAGAGATCGATTCCGCGGAGCTCAAGGGCAAGGTAGTCGTGCTGAATTTCTGGGCCACGTGGTGCGGGCCATGCAAAGAGGAGATGCCGGCGCTGGAGCGTCTGCGCCGCCAGGTGGACGGTGACAAGGTGGTGCTGGCCGCCGTGACGACCGACATGCAGCGGGACGGCATCCGCGCTTTCGTGAAACAACTGGGATTGAATTTTCCGATCTGGCTTGACGAGGATCGATCTGTGTCGGCGGCGTTTTTGGTGCGTGGCCTGCCGACCACGGTGTTCATTGGAGCGGACGGCCGCCTGGCCGGCCGCGCGGTGGGGCCGCGGGACTGGGACAGCGCTGACGCCGTGGCCTTCGTGAAGAGTTTGGAGGGAACGCGGTGA
- a CDS encoding helix-turn-helix domain-containing protein, translating into MEQPLLRVDEVARLLSVSRWTIYRWLEEGRLEGTKLNRGSLRIFRASVDALVQSHRTPLLDEPVRETGRRVAGVSRSL; encoded by the coding sequence ATGGAGCAACCACTTTTGCGGGTCGATGAAGTGGCCAGATTGCTGAGCGTGAGCCGGTGGACGATCTATCGCTGGCTGGAGGAGGGCCGGCTGGAGGGCACGAAGCTCAACCGGGGGAGCCTCCGAATTTTTCGGGCATCGGTGGACGCGCTGGTACAAAGCCATCGCACGCCGCTGCTGGACGAGCCGGTCCGAGAAACCGGGCGCCGTGTAGCAGGAGTGAGCAGGAGTCTGTAG
- a CDS encoding Plug domain-containing protein — MDQALSDHRLLPAGLLIVALLLALLGTCAAWAEPPAADRTGKERAERIRKLTAEAARIRSELRQLERQPEGVTRSVAPRSELMEQPTRTMRESLESLPGVTARQGSGGRDATISIRGSGK; from the coding sequence ATGGACCAGGCGTTGTCCGATCACCGTCTGTTACCGGCGGGACTGCTCATCGTTGCCCTGTTGCTGGCCCTGCTGGGCACTTGCGCCGCGTGGGCTGAACCGCCGGCGGCAGACCGGACGGGAAAGGAGCGGGCCGAGCGGATTCGGAAGTTGACGGCGGAGGCCGCTCGAATCCGTTCGGAACTGCGGCAGTTGGAGCGTCAGCCTGAGGGTGTGACGCGATCGGTGGCGCCGCGTAGCGAACTCATGGAACAGCCGACCCGCACCATGCGGGAATCCCTGGAATCCCTGCCGGGCGTGACCGCCCGGCAGGGATCAGGGGGCCGTGACGCCACGATCTCCATACGGGGGTCGGGGAAATAG
- a CDS encoding YceI family protein: MRCAGAWLNCWCCTRRSETSVNTNHDKRDAHLKSPDFFSADKFPTMVYRMTSYAKEGDHYIAKGNLMLLGVTKEIVLTGTFNGVLPRDPRGLASAGFSAQGKINRKDFGMVWNKALDNGGLAVGDEVEIRLEIECIKQPS, encoded by the coding sequence ATGCGCTGCGCCGGCGCGTGGCTGAATTGCTGGTGCTGTACAAGACGCAGCGAAACGTCGGTCAACACCAACCACGACAAGCGGGACGCGCATCTCAAAAGCCCTGATTTTTTCAGTGCGGACAAGTTTCCGACCATGGTCTACCGCATGACCTCCTATGCCAAGGAAGGGGACCACTATATTGCCAAAGGTAACCTGATGCTGTTGGGCGTCACGAAGGAGATCGTGCTCACCGGCACCTTCAACGGCGTGCTGCCCAGGGATCCCCGCGGGCTCGCGAGCGCGGGGTTTTCGGCGCAGGGGAAGATCAACCGGAAGGATTTCGGCATGGTGTGGAACAAGGCGCTGGACAACGGCGGGCTCGCCGTGGGGGACGAGGTCGAGATCAGGCTGGAAATCGAATGCATCAAGCAGCCGTCGTGA
- a CDS encoding helix-turn-helix domain-containing protein, which yields MDRQLLRVGEAAQALNVSRWTIYRWVEEGRLEAARIGKSSLRIFRHSIASLIERGRTDALESVPRLKSVRAPGVARPAKRR from the coding sequence ATGGACCGGCAGTTGTTGCGGGTCGGCGAGGCGGCGCAGGCGTTGAACGTCAGCCGCTGGACCATTTATCGGTGGGTGGAGGAGGGCCGGCTGGAGGCGGCGCGGATCGGCAAGAGCAGCCTGCGCATCTTCCGCCACTCCATCGCGTCGTTGATCGAGCGAGGACGGACGGACGCGCTCGAGTCCGTCCCCCGGCTCAAGTCCGTGCGTGCGCCGGGTGTGGCTAGGCCGGCAAAACGTCGGTGA
- a CDS encoding energy transducer TonB, producing MNLRAGGASSIVTPELAGWLASALAHIGMVGVAVHLTSSLTLVPMPESFRLELTMAEAPAVREPERPAPAAPKAAPQSTAAAQPIAPPPPEQPKVEPTPTPETIQTVIQELAPMVAAVHAPSEPAEPATATVVATAPMPAIVEPPGAPASAAASSEPVAPAPAVAASISRGAGGGGRADYGWLADSIWRRASEIQRYPFQARLNHLEGRVVVRAVIRHDGHLEALAVHETSGHRVLDEEALELIRRVCPLHMKHELGRQQVAVLVPVNYKLND from the coding sequence GTGAACCTACGTGCCGGAGGGGCGTCCAGCATCGTCACGCCGGAGCTGGCCGGATGGCTGGCATCCGCGCTTGCCCATATCGGTATGGTCGGCGTCGCCGTGCATCTGACGTCGAGCCTGACGCTCGTACCGATGCCGGAATCCTTCCGGCTGGAATTAACCATGGCGGAAGCCCCGGCGGTCCGTGAGCCGGAACGCCCCGCACCAGCCGCGCCTAAGGCGGCCCCGCAATCCACGGCTGCCGCGCAGCCGATTGCGCCGCCACCACCGGAGCAACCGAAAGTCGAGCCGACACCGACACCGGAAACAATCCAAACCGTCATCCAGGAGCTTGCGCCGATGGTGGCCGCCGTGCACGCGCCGTCGGAACCGGCGGAGCCGGCAACAGCCACGGTCGTGGCCACGGCTCCCATGCCGGCGATCGTGGAACCGCCCGGCGCTCCAGCGAGCGCAGCCGCATCGTCCGAACCGGTGGCACCCGCTCCGGCCGTGGCGGCATCGATTTCACGCGGCGCGGGGGGCGGGGGGCGGGCGGATTACGGCTGGCTGGCGGATTCCATCTGGCGTCGCGCGTCGGAAATCCAGCGGTATCCCTTCCAGGCTCGGCTGAACCATTTGGAGGGGCGGGTGGTGGTGCGCGCGGTCATCCGACACGACGGCCATCTGGAGGCCCTCGCCGTGCACGAAACCTCCGGCCATCGCGTGTTGGACGAGGAGGCGCTAGAGCTGATCCGGCGCGTGTGCCCATTGCACATGAAGCACGAACTGGGACGCCAACAGGTGGCGGTGCTAGTGCCGGTCAATTACAAACTCAATGATTAA
- a CDS encoding TonB-dependent receptor yields the protein MVCQRLSVLTGVIIVTAGLSFWGVSLHVWAQEADVPSPREKQLRQDLKRILDELDQLKQPGAPASGGAPPEQPSAAAPVRQMSELEGGTPEVSLQDMSIVSQRVQMRPAGVSISATEPTEYQSQPTRHMRESLESLPGVIIRQANGPRDFSISIRGSGVKTTFAVRELKMYEDGFIQTQSDGLSRLDIHDPWFMRSVEVTKGASSSLYDNYALGGMIHFKTRRGSDINGVETFLSGGSFGYQKQAVAVGKQYQNLDVSLFVSNVAEQGYIRHSDYDTQTINFNFRFKIDDKQNFYFKAINNWLDTNVPTRLTLSQFRDDPRYAGGTSTSNDAKRLAQRRLDRRTIIGGLYERELDANTTLTIEADYDLKDINQTFTQITDNINPNYKHYTDLRHNGRLGDMPLKSYVGFFVNNMEQEGQSFANGGDYQGTRGVLRQRTRGTIRNVGGRVREELEFVPKWTLAGGLGFEQSQLSIQAIDYSSAGAVSTRASADRTFSNWAPELSLSWKPAEGYRHWIRGSTGYGIPQLSNLTTGLDGLAGTNFALKPQRNLNVEIGTESQVHKTLTLSATGYYVFFKNEIISQVNSSSGGSFSVNADSSQYRGVELAYNWRPAAGWRFSGAYTHVDAKYINFTDKYGSTGAVTTAVRDGKEVPNVARDVINFKEEYDHPSGWGGWFETSYHGSYFLNNNNTVRMPEYWLLNLNLHKNMEFASSSYIRSAKFYLQLDNVADTKYAASGNIIADSTADASKTLFFAGYGRALYGGVTLGF from the coding sequence ATGGTATGTCAACGTCTGTCGGTTCTCACGGGGGTCATCATCGTCACCGCAGGGCTCTCATTCTGGGGTGTGTCGCTGCATGTCTGGGCGCAGGAGGCGGATGTACCGTCGCCGCGCGAGAAACAGTTGCGCCAGGATCTCAAACGGATTCTAGACGAGCTGGATCAGCTCAAACAGCCGGGCGCGCCCGCCTCCGGCGGCGCGCCGCCGGAGCAGCCGTCCGCTGCGGCGCCGGTACGCCAGATGAGCGAACTTGAGGGAGGAACGCCGGAAGTTTCGCTGCAAGATATGAGCATCGTCAGCCAGCGGGTGCAGATGCGTCCGGCAGGCGTGTCCATTTCGGCTACCGAGCCGACCGAGTATCAGTCACAGCCGACCCGGCACATGCGGGAGTCACTGGAATCGCTGCCCGGTGTGATCATCCGCCAGGCCAACGGACCGCGGGACTTCAGCATTTCGATCCGCGGCTCCGGCGTGAAGACCACCTTCGCAGTCCGAGAACTCAAGATGTACGAGGACGGGTTCATCCAGACGCAGTCGGACGGCCTCTCGCGTCTCGACATCCACGATCCCTGGTTCATGCGCAGCGTGGAAGTGACCAAGGGCGCCTCCTCATCGCTCTACGACAACTACGCGCTCGGCGGCATGATCCACTTCAAGACGCGCCGGGGCAGCGACATCAACGGCGTGGAAACCTTCCTGAGCGGCGGATCGTTTGGATACCAGAAGCAGGCTGTTGCAGTCGGCAAGCAGTATCAGAATCTCGACGTTTCGCTGTTCGTCAGCAACGTGGCGGAGCAAGGGTACATCCGCCACAGCGACTACGATACCCAGACGATCAATTTTAACTTCCGGTTCAAAATCGACGACAAGCAGAACTTCTATTTCAAGGCGATTAACAACTGGCTAGATACCAATGTGCCGACGCGGCTGACCCTCTCGCAGTTCCGCGACGATCCCCGCTATGCCGGCGGCACCAGTACCTCCAACGATGCGAAGCGGCTCGCCCAGCGGCGGCTCGACCGGCGCACGATCATCGGCGGACTCTACGAACGTGAGCTGGACGCCAACACCACGCTCACAATCGAGGCCGATTACGACCTGAAGGACATCAACCAAACCTTCACGCAGATCACCGACAACATCAATCCGAACTACAAACACTACACCGACCTGCGGCACAACGGCCGCTTGGGTGACATGCCACTGAAAAGCTACGTCGGGTTCTTTGTGAACAACATGGAACAGGAAGGGCAGAGCTTCGCTAATGGGGGGGATTACCAGGGCACGCGCGGCGTGTTGCGGCAAAGGACCCGCGGGACGATCCGCAACGTCGGCGGACGGGTCCGCGAGGAATTGGAATTTGTACCGAAATGGACGCTGGCCGGCGGGCTGGGCTTCGAGCAATCCCAGCTGAGCATCCAAGCGATCGACTATTCGTCCGCCGGAGCTGTCAGCACGCGGGCCTCGGCCGATCGGACCTTCTCCAATTGGGCGCCGGAACTGTCGCTGTCCTGGAAGCCTGCCGAGGGCTACCGGCACTGGATTCGCGGGTCCACGGGCTACGGGATCCCGCAATTAAGCAATCTGACCACCGGGCTGGACGGTCTGGCCGGCACAAACTTTGCGCTCAAGCCGCAGCGCAACCTCAACGTCGAGATCGGCACGGAGTCCCAGGTCCACAAGACCCTGACCCTCTCCGCGACCGGCTATTATGTGTTCTTCAAGAACGAGATCATCAGTCAGGTGAACTCGTCGTCCGGCGGCTCCTTCTCCGTCAATGCCGACTCGTCCCAGTATCGCGGCGTGGAATTGGCGTACAACTGGCGGCCGGCGGCCGGCTGGCGGTTCTCCGGCGCCTACACGCATGTGGACGCCAAGTACATCAATTTCACAGACAAGTACGGCTCGACCGGCGCGGTCACAACGGCCGTACGGGACGGTAAGGAGGTGCCAAACGTGGCGCGCGACGTGATCAATTTCAAGGAGGAATACGATCATCCGTCTGGCTGGGGCGGATGGTTCGAGACCAGCTATCACGGCAGTTACTTTCTCAACAACAACAACACCGTGCGGATGCCGGAATATTGGCTACTCAATTTGAATCTGCACAAGAACATGGAGTTTGCCAGTTCGTCGTACATCCGTTCGGCGAAGTTCTACCTCCAGCTCGACAACGTGGCGGACACAAAGTACGCCGCATCCGGCAACATCATCGCCGATTCCACGGCCGACGCGTCCAAGACGCTCTTCTTCGCCGGCTACGGGCGCGCGCTCTACGGCGGCGTGACGCTGGGATTCTGA